One genomic segment of Kiritimatiella glycovorans includes these proteins:
- a CDS encoding CobW family GTP-binding protein, with protein sequence MIPVCLVTGFLGAGKTTFMKSLVRRYGERRFVYLVNEFNPRDIDGALVSEENPDVVSIPGGSIFCRCLVTEFIGQLKNVPERWPETEGVIIEASGMADPGVIGDMLAETKLDRVYRLHRVISIVDPGTFLKLVRTLPNITTQVKSADTVLVNKTDLHEEEQLRAVEHAVRETGTQAEIVRCVRTGAEIPIFESPASALEFHGEYAKCRDPNYATFEVRAEKPVDPAALEEALKTGADDLYRIKGYAPAPDGGLHYLDYAAGRLTTEKTGAQGREPVTVWIVRGGCEDTLAPWAEKVLNDGA encoded by the coding sequence ATGATCCCGGTCTGCCTCGTCACAGGCTTCCTCGGCGCGGGAAAGACGACGTTCATGAAAAGTCTGGTCCGCCGCTACGGGGAGCGGCGGTTCGTCTATCTCGTGAATGAGTTCAACCCGCGCGATATCGACGGCGCGCTGGTCTCGGAGGAGAACCCGGACGTGGTGTCCATCCCCGGCGGAAGCATCTTCTGCCGCTGTCTGGTGACCGAGTTCATCGGACAGCTGAAAAACGTGCCCGAACGCTGGCCCGAAACAGAGGGCGTGATTATTGAGGCGAGCGGGATGGCGGACCCGGGAGTGATCGGCGATATGCTGGCGGAGACGAAGCTCGATCGCGTCTACAGACTCCACCGCGTGATCAGCATCGTCGATCCCGGCACCTTCCTGAAGCTCGTCAGGACGCTCCCCAATATCACCACCCAAGTGAAGTCCGCGGACACGGTACTCGTCAATAAGACGGACCTCCACGAAGAAGAACAGCTCCGCGCCGTCGAACATGCGGTCCGTGAAACCGGCACGCAGGCGGAGATCGTACGCTGCGTCCGCACCGGAGCGGAAATTCCGATCTTCGAGTCGCCCGCCTCGGCTCTCGAGTTTCACGGTGAATACGCGAAGTGCCGCGATCCGAACTACGCGACGTTCGAGGTGCGCGCGGAAAAACCCGTCGATCCCGCCGCACTCGAAGAAGCGCTGAAGACCGGGGCGGACGATCTCTACCGTATCAAGGGCTACGCCCCCGCCCCCGACGGAGGCCTGCACTACCTCGATTATGCCGCCGGGCGGCTTACGACCGAAAAGACCGGGGCGCAGGGTCGCGAGCCCGTAACCGTCTGGATCGTCCGCGGCGGATGCGAAGATACACTCGCGCCCTGGGCGGAGAAGGTGCTCAACGACGGGGCATGA
- a CDS encoding MotA/TolQ/ExbB proton channel family protein translates to MNRSRMIRTGIGLGAAALLFAARPAVAAEQGPAEAATAKLEQSQRELAQLRKEIMDQKIPLSRELSGLEENLRAVRAEYEDVRRTLDTRNLDLNNLREELKARRDEKNYLANLLGEYARNYETQLHIAELQRYEDVLEDARLAPENSNLSPGEQFADQLELVTSSVARLESMLGGTRYPGTAAGDGGLVVEGTFAQVGPAAYFSADESDLAGLAEQRLGSMQPTVLGFEDPAMVEMARTLVESGNGHMPFDPTQGNAHKIEQTRQTVWEHIRKGGVVMFPILGLAAAALLVALVKWVQLARVPVPDDRKIEPLLRALGRRDVAQAKGQLAKIRGPVSEMLAAGVDHLNESKELIEEVMFEKVLQARLKLHRALPFIAVTAACAPLLGLLGTVTGIINTFKLITVFGSGDVKMLSGGISEALITTEFGLIIAIPSLLLHAFLARKAKGIVDRMEKVAVSALNQISRRNTDASAHAEGGAS, encoded by the coding sequence ATGAATAGGAGCAGGATGATCCGCACGGGAATCGGACTGGGCGCGGCGGCGCTGCTGTTCGCGGCGCGGCCGGCCGTCGCGGCGGAACAGGGGCCCGCGGAGGCGGCGACCGCGAAGCTGGAACAGAGCCAGCGCGAACTCGCGCAGCTCCGCAAAGAGATCATGGATCAGAAAATCCCGCTGAGCAGGGAGTTGAGCGGGCTGGAGGAGAACCTGCGCGCCGTCCGGGCGGAGTACGAGGACGTGCGCCGCACGCTCGACACGCGCAATCTCGACCTCAACAATCTCCGCGAGGAACTCAAAGCGAGGCGCGACGAGAAAAACTACCTCGCCAACCTCCTCGGCGAGTACGCGCGGAATTACGAGACGCAGCTTCATATCGCCGAACTTCAGCGCTACGAGGACGTGCTCGAGGATGCCCGGCTCGCGCCGGAAAACAGCAACCTCTCGCCCGGCGAGCAGTTCGCCGATCAGCTCGAGCTGGTGACCTCCTCCGTCGCGCGGCTGGAGTCCATGCTCGGCGGTACGCGCTATCCCGGCACCGCGGCCGGCGACGGCGGCCTGGTCGTCGAAGGGACGTTCGCCCAGGTCGGGCCCGCAGCCTACTTCAGCGCGGATGAAAGCGACCTCGCCGGCCTGGCCGAGCAGCGGCTCGGATCGATGCAGCCCACGGTGCTCGGGTTTGAAGATCCCGCCATGGTGGAGATGGCGAGAACGCTGGTCGAGAGCGGCAACGGACACATGCCCTTCGACCCGACGCAGGGGAACGCCCACAAGATCGAACAGACCAGACAGACGGTCTGGGAACACATCCGCAAGGGCGGCGTGGTCATGTTTCCGATCCTCGGCCTGGCCGCGGCGGCCCTGCTGGTCGCACTGGTCAAATGGGTGCAGCTCGCACGCGTGCCCGTGCCCGACGACCGGAAAATCGAGCCGCTGCTGCGCGCGCTCGGACGCCGCGACGTCGCCCAGGCCAAGGGGCAGCTCGCCAAAATCAGGGGCCCCGTGAGCGAAATGCTCGCGGCCGGCGTGGATCACCTGAACGAGTCGAAGGAACTGATCGAGGAAGTCATGTTCGAGAAGGTGCTTCAGGCCCGGCTCAAGCTGCATCGCGCACTTCCGTTCATAGCCGTGACCGCAGCCTGCGCCCCGCTGCTCGGGCTGCTCGGCACGGTGACCGGAATCATCAATACCTTCAAGCTCATCACCGTGTTCGGATCCGGCGACGTGAAGATGCTTTCCGGCGGGATTTCCGAGGCGCTGATCACGACCGAGTTCGGCCTGATCATCGCCATCCCCTCGCTGCTGCTGCACGCGTTTCTGGCCCGCAAGGCCAAAGGCATCGTGGACCGCATGGAGAAAGTGGCCGTCTCGGCGCTCAACCAGATCAGCCGCCGGAATACGGATGCATCGGCGCATGCCGAAGGAGGTGCCTCATGA
- a CDS encoding uroporphyrinogen decarboxylase family protein: MKGKDVLLRALGRETTERPAWVPFVGVHGGNLIGERADDYLKSSDSIVKGIRRANELYRPDGIPVAFDLQIEAEVLGCDLHWDSNVPPSVTTHPLEGGTALEDLPDLSEDGGRFPVVLAALDRLREEIGDETALYGLVCGPFTLALHLAGNEIFIDMYDDEAKVRKLVERCADYAIQSAGFYLDHGADVIAVVDPMTSQISAEHFTGFVTPAMNRVFDYIRGRGSYSSIFVCGDVSRNLDVMCGTEADHISVDEQIDMTRLRELAEKNGKAFGGNIRLTSVLLLGDEDDAKLETLNIMDRSGCTGFVLSPGCDLPYHTPPANLQAVAEMVHDEYAREVARKVLAARGEKEEETYDDIELPDYDAQKAVTLDVITLDSTSCAPCQYMMDAVRRAADDAFVKTYVNEHKIMVRDGIGMMARLGVKNLPTICIDGEIAFSSIIPDHNTLVEAIENKAVDKNYVSKNGGDPNS; this comes from the coding sequence ATGAAGGGAAAAGATGTGCTGTTGCGCGCGCTCGGGCGCGAGACGACGGAGCGGCCGGCGTGGGTGCCTTTCGTGGGCGTGCACGGCGGGAACCTGATCGGCGAACGCGCGGACGATTATCTGAAGTCGAGTGATTCGATCGTAAAGGGGATCCGCAGGGCGAACGAACTCTACCGCCCGGACGGCATCCCCGTGGCATTCGACCTGCAGATCGAGGCGGAGGTGCTGGGCTGCGACCTGCACTGGGACAGCAATGTCCCCCCGTCGGTCACCACCCATCCGCTCGAAGGCGGCACGGCGCTGGAGGACCTGCCGGACCTGAGCGAGGACGGCGGACGCTTTCCGGTCGTCCTCGCCGCACTGGACCGGCTCAGGGAGGAGATCGGCGATGAAACCGCCCTCTACGGGCTGGTTTGCGGCCCGTTCACGCTCGCCCTCCACCTCGCGGGCAACGAGATCTTTATTGATATGTACGACGACGAAGCCAAGGTTCGCAAACTGGTCGAACGCTGCGCGGACTATGCGATTCAGTCGGCGGGCTTCTATCTGGACCACGGGGCGGACGTGATCGCCGTCGTCGATCCCATGACCAGCCAGATCTCGGCGGAACACTTCACGGGCTTCGTCACCCCCGCCATGAACCGGGTCTTTGACTATATCCGCGGACGCGGATCGTACTCCTCGATCTTCGTCTGTGGCGACGTGAGCCGCAACCTGGACGTGATGTGCGGGACGGAGGCGGACCACATCTCGGTCGACGAACAGATCGATATGACCCGCCTGCGTGAGCTGGCGGAGAAGAACGGCAAGGCGTTCGGAGGGAATATCCGCCTTACGTCCGTGCTGCTGCTCGGGGACGAGGACGACGCGAAGCTGGAGACCCTGAACATCATGGACCGCAGCGGCTGCACCGGCTTCGTGCTCTCGCCCGGCTGCGACCTCCCGTACCACACCCCGCCGGCCAACCTGCAGGCCGTGGCGGAGATGGTGCACGACGAGTACGCCCGCGAAGTGGCGCGCAAGGTGCTTGCGGCCCGGGGCGAAAAGGAGGAAGAAACGTACGACGACATCGAACTGCCCGATTACGACGCGCAGAAAGCGGTGACGCTCGATGTCATCACCCTCGACTCGACCTCGTGCGCACCCTGCCAGTATATGATGGACGCGGTGCGACGCGCGGCAGACGACGCGTTCGTGAAGACCTATGTGAATGAACACAAGATCATGGTCCGCGACGGGATCGGCATGATGGCGCGACTGGGGGTGAAAAACCTCCCCACGATCTGTATCGACGGCGAGATCGCGTTCTCGTCGATCATTCCCGACCACAACACGCTGGTCGAAGCGATCGAAAACAAGGCGGTCGACAAGAATTACGTTTCGAAAAACGGAGGAGATCCGAACTCATGA
- a CDS encoding DUF3450 family protein, whose product MTLRSRITPLVAAAALAMPLYAGPDPDMATARQALDQYVETQRLISEEKQAWREAEQMLHERIELVQEEIESLRKKIGEARSNIGHADEKRRELQDENETLKQATETVRGRIGPLEARVRELVVRLPQPLRDTVKPLSRKIPDNPGDTSLSLSQRYQNVVGLLNEVNKFNRRIVIASEVRPLPDGEQAEVETMYVGLGQAWYANLDGTRGGVGRPGSEGWTWEPVGGLGPEVKEAIAIYRNEKPAVYKPLPVHISGGEAK is encoded by the coding sequence ATGACACTTCGATCCCGGATAACGCCGCTCGTGGCCGCGGCGGCCCTGGCCATGCCGCTGTACGCCGGGCCGGACCCTGACATGGCCACGGCCCGACAGGCGCTCGATCAGTACGTCGAGACGCAGCGCCTGATCTCGGAGGAGAAGCAGGCATGGCGCGAGGCCGAGCAGATGCTCCATGAGCGCATCGAACTCGTGCAGGAGGAAATCGAGAGCCTGCGGAAGAAGATCGGGGAAGCGCGCTCGAACATCGGTCATGCCGACGAGAAACGCCGCGAACTGCAGGACGAAAACGAGACGCTGAAGCAGGCCACGGAGACCGTGCGCGGCCGCATCGGTCCGCTCGAGGCGCGAGTGCGCGAACTCGTCGTCCGGCTGCCCCAGCCCCTGCGGGATACCGTCAAGCCCCTCAGCCGTAAGATCCCGGACAACCCCGGCGATACCAGTCTCTCGCTGTCGCAGCGCTATCAGAACGTCGTCGGTCTGCTGAACGAGGTGAACAAGTTCAACCGCCGGATCGTCATCGCCAGCGAGGTGCGTCCGCTTCCCGACGGCGAACAGGCCGAAGTGGAAACGATGTACGTCGGCCTCGGGCAGGCCTGGTACGCCAACCTCGACGGTACGCGCGGCGGCGTCGGCCGCCCCGGTTCCGAAGGCTGGACCTGGGAGCCGGTCGGCGGGCTCGGGCCCGAGGTGAAGGAGGCCATCGCGATCTATCGCAATGAGAAGCCGGCGGTCTACAAGCCGCTTCCGGTGCATATCAGCGGAGGAGAAGCAAAATGA
- the folE2 gene encoding GTP cyclohydrolase FolE2, which translates to MKDTQNSPDFRNMPIRKVGIKGLRYPIIVKDRQYESQHTVARVNMYVDLPHHFKGTHMSRFVEILNQYHGRISIHKLEGILRAMIRTLDSRTAHLEIRFPYFIEKQAPVSGAVSLMDYDCAFIASLDTNGEEHPPDLVVEVDVPVCTLCPCSKAISTDGAHNQRSSIRIQIRSQAMVWIEDLIEIAESEASAPLYSLLKREDEKAVTEQAYRNPRFVEDVVRGVGVRLKEDPRIDWYRVESENAESIHNHSAYALVEPEKRR; encoded by the coding sequence ATGAAAGACACACAGAACTCTCCGGACTTCCGCAACATGCCCATCCGCAAGGTGGGCATCAAGGGACTGCGCTACCCGATCATCGTCAAGGATCGCCAGTACGAGTCCCAGCACACCGTGGCCCGCGTGAATATGTACGTGGACCTGCCGCACCATTTCAAAGGCACGCACATGTCCCGGTTCGTGGAGATTCTCAACCAGTACCACGGCCGCATCTCGATCCATAAACTCGAGGGCATCCTGCGCGCCATGATCCGTACCCTCGACTCCCGCACCGCCCACCTCGAAATACGGTTCCCCTACTTCATCGAAAAACAGGCGCCGGTCTCCGGCGCCGTGTCGCTGATGGATTACGACTGCGCCTTTATCGCCTCACTGGATACCAACGGCGAGGAACACCCCCCCGACCTGGTCGTCGAAGTCGACGTCCCCGTCTGTACCCTCTGCCCCTGCTCCAAAGCGATCAGTACGGACGGCGCGCACAACCAGCGCTCCTCCATCCGTATCCAGATCCGCAGCCAGGCCATGGTGTGGATCGAAGACCTCATCGAAATCGCGGAATCCGAGGCCAGCGCCCCCCTCTACTCGCTGCTGAAGCGCGAGGACGAAAAAGCCGTCACCGAACAGGCCTACCGGAACCCGCGCTTCGTCGAAGATGTCGTCCGCGGCGTGGGCGTGCGCCTGAAAGAAGACCCCCGCATCGACTGGTACCGCGTGGAAAGCGAAAATGCCGAAAGCATCCATAACCACAGCGCCTACGCACTCGTCGAACCTGAAAAGAGACGCTGA
- a CDS encoding TonB-dependent receptor: MRDTSMGRGFFSFIITGIVLLVLGGGFEVRAAPSGGIRGRVLDLEFEVPLDGVPVRVSETGAETETVDGGHFVFENLTPGTYALVFDKAGFKRVIESGVVVTPGTLAEVSVSMPGEYVDMNEMVVRPLELGGSTEIGLLNLRAENIGIMDAIGSDLMSKAGAGSAAEAVKLVSGASVQDGKYAVIRGLSDRFVNTRLNGVAMPTADPDVRAVQLDLFPSAMLDSVQVHKTFTPDLPANTSGGMVDIVTRSIPDGEIFEVKAGTAYNSQATGNDDFLTYRNGGVDYWGVDEGNREKTLESGEVLPLISKPRGGHPNFDNPDPTPAEEERFRHSDAQVRSFNDTIGTSRDTAPVDHSWEFTYGDRLDLDSGASFGWLGTMNYKNSFSYFDDGQDKFKVSNGGFTGFEIPVESGEGNESPDPDQWKMQEGTETVRWGVGGMVGFEKDEHELTLSYLRTQHAEDTASVRWDDETNENLYWHNQSLIYRERSMDSLQLRGENPLTFMPQGSFLGVEWMEPVIDWSLADNASEQNEPDRRFFLAAYNPSTGQWGGPRKPKNFAERAWRKIIEENRYADLNLRWPFRLGPEREGEFKTGLAWNDVDRSYTQDSFYYTAPSIMGARTPYAVYTNATFDDLWSDVFLEDIRLGYPPPYGEGREYSRFFGYDSMTNEVNWMIKEFSDDVDYTGTMDVHAKYLMGEMPVTPWLKVIGGARWEHTELHTEVHAADGNDQQATVLNVRLDPETPDFVSPDSMNTTLDELANADIEQLDILPSLGFILGPFHDVKLRGTWSRTIGRPTFKEITPVSQQESLNGQQFAGNPGLEISQLENYDLRLEWLPSDGQVLSVSGFYKDIQDPIDYAQRPAQGSTPYIIPFNFDEGEVLGVEFEIRQNLGRWFEWLEGFSIGGNATFLDATVAVPDRDVRKVTELLELRGKDPGKYEIDERPMKNQPEYIFNAYFLFENRHTGTSAGIFWNRKGDTLIAGDDANGADYIASLVQLPHNSMNISFSQKFREHWKLSLKAENILNPTIREVWRSDYIPEDAVATSYREGVTYSLSLSRKW, translated from the coding sequence GTGAGGGACACGAGCATGGGGCGCGGTTTTTTCAGTTTTATTATCACGGGCATTGTCCTCCTCGTCCTCGGCGGCGGGTTCGAGGTACGGGCCGCACCTTCCGGGGGGATTCGCGGCCGGGTGCTGGATCTCGAATTCGAGGTCCCGCTCGACGGGGTTCCAGTGCGCGTCTCGGAGACGGGCGCGGAGACGGAGACGGTCGACGGCGGACATTTCGTGTTCGAGAACCTGACCCCCGGCACGTACGCCCTCGTGTTTGACAAGGCCGGGTTCAAGCGGGTGATCGAAAGCGGTGTCGTCGTGACCCCCGGAACGCTGGCCGAGGTTTCCGTCTCCATGCCCGGAGAGTACGTGGACATGAACGAGATGGTGGTCCGTCCGCTGGAACTGGGCGGCAGCACCGAGATCGGCCTGCTCAACCTTCGCGCGGAGAACATCGGGATCATGGACGCCATCGGATCCGACCTGATGAGCAAGGCGGGTGCGGGCTCGGCCGCCGAGGCCGTCAAACTGGTCTCCGGCGCCTCGGTACAGGACGGCAAGTACGCCGTGATCCGCGGACTCTCCGACCGGTTCGTCAATACCCGCCTCAACGGCGTCGCCATGCCCACCGCCGACCCGGATGTCCGCGCGGTGCAGCTCGATCTTTTTCCCAGCGCGATGCTCGACAGCGTCCAGGTCCACAAGACCTTCACGCCCGACCTCCCGGCCAACACCTCGGGTGGAATGGTCGACATCGTCACGCGCTCGATTCCCGACGGGGAGATTTTCGAGGTCAAGGCGGGAACGGCCTATAACAGCCAGGCTACCGGGAACGACGACTTCCTCACCTACAGGAACGGGGGCGTGGATTACTGGGGGGTCGACGAGGGCAATCGTGAAAAGACGCTCGAATCCGGCGAGGTGCTGCCGCTCATCTCCAAGCCCCGCGGCGGTCATCCCAACTTCGACAATCCCGACCCGACCCCGGCGGAAGAGGAGCGGTTCAGACACAGCGACGCCCAGGTGCGCAGTTTTAACGATACGATCGGAACCTCCCGCGACACGGCGCCCGTGGACCACAGCTGGGAATTCACGTATGGCGACCGCCTGGACCTGGATTCCGGGGCTTCGTTCGGCTGGCTGGGTACGATGAATTACAAGAACAGCTTTTCCTACTTCGATGACGGGCAGGACAAATTTAAGGTCTCGAACGGCGGATTCACCGGATTCGAGATCCCCGTCGAATCGGGAGAGGGCAATGAGAGCCCCGATCCGGACCAATGGAAAATGCAGGAGGGCACCGAGACCGTGCGGTGGGGGGTCGGAGGCATGGTCGGGTTCGAGAAAGACGAGCATGAACTCACGCTCTCGTACCTGCGGACCCAGCACGCCGAAGATACCGCGAGTGTCCGCTGGGATGATGAAACCAATGAGAACCTCTACTGGCACAACCAGTCGCTGATCTATCGCGAGCGCAGCATGGACTCGCTTCAGCTCCGCGGCGAAAACCCGCTCACGTTTATGCCTCAGGGTTCCTTCCTCGGAGTCGAATGGATGGAACCCGTGATCGACTGGTCGCTGGCGGACAATGCTTCGGAGCAGAACGAGCCCGACCGCCGCTTTTTCCTCGCCGCCTATAACCCGAGCACCGGTCAGTGGGGCGGGCCGCGCAAGCCCAAGAACTTTGCCGAGCGCGCCTGGAGAAAGATCATTGAGGAAAACCGCTACGCCGACCTGAACCTGAGATGGCCGTTCCGGCTCGGACCGGAGCGTGAAGGGGAATTCAAGACCGGTCTCGCCTGGAACGACGTCGACCGGAGCTATACGCAGGACTCCTTTTACTACACGGCACCCAGTATTATGGGTGCTCGCACCCCGTATGCCGTGTATACCAACGCCACGTTCGACGATCTCTGGAGCGATGTCTTCCTTGAGGACATACGGCTGGGATATCCCCCGCCGTACGGGGAGGGACGGGAATACTCCCGTTTCTTCGGCTACGACTCCATGACCAACGAAGTCAACTGGATGATCAAAGAGTTCTCGGATGACGTGGACTACACGGGAACCATGGACGTTCACGCAAAGTACCTGATGGGCGAAATGCCCGTCACCCCGTGGCTCAAGGTGATCGGCGGCGCGCGCTGGGAACACACCGAACTGCACACGGAGGTGCACGCCGCGGACGGCAACGATCAGCAGGCCACCGTGCTCAACGTGCGGCTGGATCCGGAAACCCCGGACTTCGTTTCTCCCGATTCCATGAACACCACGCTCGATGAACTGGCGAACGCGGACATCGAGCAGCTGGATATTCTGCCCTCGCTCGGGTTCATCCTCGGCCCTTTTCACGACGTCAAACTGCGGGGGACCTGGAGCCGGACGATCGGCCGGCCGACCTTCAAGGAGATCACTCCCGTCTCGCAGCAGGAAAGCCTCAACGGGCAGCAGTTTGCGGGGAACCCCGGACTTGAGATCAGCCAGCTCGAGAACTACGACCTGCGGCTCGAGTGGCTTCCCTCCGACGGGCAGGTGCTGTCGGTAAGCGGCTTCTACAAGGACATCCAGGATCCGATCGACTACGCCCAGCGCCCCGCACAGGGCAGCACGCCGTATATCATCCCCTTCAACTTCGACGAAGGCGAAGTGCTCGGTGTGGAATTCGAGATCCGCCAGAACCTCGGCCGGTGGTTCGAGTGGCTGGAAGGGTTCTCGATTGGCGGGAACGCGACTTTTCTCGACGCCACCGTCGCGGTCCCCGACCGCGACGTGCGCAAGGTCACCGAATTGCTGGAGCTGCGCGGCAAGGATCCCGGCAAGTACGAGATCGACGAGCGCCCGATGAAGAACCAGCCGGAATATATCTTCAACGCCTACTTCCTGTTCGAGAACCGGCACACGGGCACGTCGGCGGGGATCTTCTGGAACCGCAAGGGAGATACGCTCATCGCCGGCGACGATGCGAACGGCGCCGACTACATTGCCAGCCTCGTACAGCTTCCGCACAACAGCATGAACATCAGCTTCAGCCAGAAATTCCGGGAGCACTGGAAGCTCTCGCTGAAGGCGGAAAACATTCTGAACCCGACGATCCGCGAAGTGTGGCGTTCGGATTACATTCCGGAGGATGCGGTAGCGACTTCGTACAGGGAAGGCGTGACGTATTCGCTGAGTCTGAGCCGGAAATGGTGA
- a CDS encoding TIGR02597 family protein, whose amino-acid sequence MSTKKHMMTAAAALLLSAPVVLAGEWVGYNATTIPAGADVMVSVPFSQDYALETTVDTKTATGVTVSDTLTAGDYADDYYIRMTSGTGEGLWTTISDNGTDGFTMENTNVLTHISAGDAFQVIPHHTVASLFPESHFGISYTNDVSLKFYNSATVGVDDAPSDTVSYDAFGGNWNTPATIVPPLTQMIIRNGSGEELTFACAGDVPQVKAAFIVAAGVEDDYHIGSGFPVDVTAASVSANTGRSLKLYDNGATGQNKPPAESVSYNAFTGDWNTPGKTLDEGEGFVLRTGSGEVGGLVTVQKPY is encoded by the coding sequence GTGAGTACGAAGAAACATATGATGACTGCGGCGGCGGCCCTGTTGCTGTCCGCGCCGGTCGTGTTGGCCGGGGAATGGGTCGGCTACAATGCCACCACGATTCCCGCCGGTGCCGACGTAATGGTCTCGGTGCCTTTCAGCCAGGACTATGCGTTGGAAACGACGGTCGACACGAAGACGGCGACGGGCGTGACGGTGTCCGACACGCTGACCGCTGGTGACTATGCGGATGATTATTACATCCGGATGACCAGCGGCACGGGCGAAGGCCTGTGGACCACGATCAGCGACAACGGGACGGATGGATTCACGATGGAAAACACGAACGTGCTGACGCATATCAGCGCGGGCGATGCATTCCAGGTGATCCCGCATCACACCGTGGCGTCGCTGTTCCCCGAAAGTCATTTCGGGATCAGTTACACGAACGACGTTTCGCTGAAGTTCTACAACAGCGCCACCGTGGGTGTGGACGACGCGCCTTCGGATACGGTGAGTTACGATGCATTCGGCGGAAACTGGAATACGCCCGCCACCATCGTGCCGCCGCTGACGCAGATGATCATCCGCAACGGTTCCGGCGAGGAGCTGACGTTTGCCTGTGCCGGCGATGTGCCGCAGGTGAAGGCGGCGTTCATCGTCGCGGCGGGTGTGGAAGACGACTACCACATCGGATCCGGCTTCCCGGTCGATGTAACGGCCGCCTCCGTTTCGGCGAACACCGGTCGTTCGCTGAAGCTGTATGACAACGGTGCGACGGGACAGAACAAACCGCCGGCGGAGTCGGTCAGCTACAACGCATTCACGGGCGACTGGAATACTCCGGGCAAGACGCTTGATGAGGGCGAAGGATTCGTCCTGCGCACGGGCTCGGGCGAAGTCGGCGGTCTGGTCACGGTCCAGAAACCCTACTGA